The DNA region CCGCAGCCGGATCGAGACCGCGGTGGTCGGCGCCGCCGCCGAGGCCCTGATCCACGCCGTCGCCGAGCTGCTGGACAACGCCACCCGCTACTCCCCGCCCAGCACCCAGGTGTTCGTCACCCTGATGCCGGTGCACAACGGCGCCGTCATCGAGATCGACGACGGTGGCGTCGGCATGCCGGAGCAGGCCGTGGCCAAGGCCGCCGCCGCGCTCGCCGGGGGCAGCAGCCTGGAGGTCTCCCGGCTGGGCGAGGTGCCCCAGTTGGGGCTGGCCGCGGTCGGCCGGCTCGCCGAGAGTTACGGCTTCCGGGTCACCCTCAGCTCGGCGCCCTCGCCGTACGGCGGCGTGCGCGTCGTCGTGCTGCTGCCGAACGCCCTGCTCACCGAGCCGCTGCCGCCGACCGTCCCCGGACTCGGCGTCGGCCCCGGCGCCGGGCTCGGGCACGGGCTCGGACTCGGCGGGAACGACCGGCCGTTCGACCCGGAGCGGGTGTTCGACCCCGACCCGCGGCCGACCGCCGGCTCCGCCCACCCCGTCGCCGGTCATCCCGGCGCCGGTCATCCGCTGGTGGAGCCCCCGCCCACCGGCACGCCCACCGGCCCGCCCCCCGCGACCGGCGGCACCCCGCCGCCGCTGCCCCGCCGGAGCCACCGGCGCGACCGCGCCAAAGGCCCCCAGCACGCGGCTCCCCCGCCGCCCGAACCCCCGTACCGCTCCGCCCGGGACGCGCAGGCGTTCATGGCGATGTTCCAGGCCGGCACCGCCAACGGCCGCTCGGCCGCCCGCGCCCAGGGCCAACCGCCGGGCCCGCACTGACCGTTACCGCCCCGCTTCCCCCGACGTCCCCGACTTCCCCCCGCTTCCCCCGACTTCCCCAGCGCTCCGGAGAGTTCCATGACCACCACGCCCGACCTCGGCTGGCTGCTCGCCGACATCATCGCCGTCCCCCAGGTCCAGCACGCCGTCGTCGTCTCCAACGACGGCCTGGAGATCGGCCGCAGCGCCGACATCCCCCGGGAGGACGCCGAACGGCTCGCCGCCGCCTGCTCCGGACTGCAGTCGCTGGCCCGCGGCGTCGCGGCCGGCTTCGGCGGCCCGGGCAGCTCCACCCGCCAGATCATCATCGAGTACGGCGGCGGCTACCTGTTCATCGTCGCCGCCGGGGCCGGCGCCCACCTGGCCGTGGTGACCAGCGAGGCGGTGGACGCGGGCCTGGTCGCGTACCAGATGCAGGTCCTGGTCGAGCGGATCGGCACCCACCTCACCAGCCCGCCGCGCGTCGACCACGCGGCGGGGGGCCAGCGGTGAACGGGCCGGTCCGGCCCTACGTCATCACCGGCGGCCGCAGCCGCCCCACCCGCCCCGACCTGGCCATCGAGAGCCTGGTCAGCGCGTTATCCGAGCCCCCGGCGCTGCCCGAGCACGTCCTGCTCAACCGGGAGCACCGGCGCATCCTCGGGCTCTGCCACAGCCTGCTGTCCGTCGCCGAGGTGGCGGCCCACCTGGGGCTGCCGCTCGGCGTCGTCAAGGTGCTGGTCGGCGACCTCTGGGACCTCGGCGCCGTGCAGGTGCTCCCGCCCGTCCCGCAGGCCGAACGCCTGCCCACAACCCTCCTGGAAGAGGTGCTCGTTGGCCTCCGCCAACTCCGCTGAAGCCCCCGCCGACCTGCCGGCCGGGCCGCAGTACCTGCCCTCCTCGGTGCAGGGCGCGGTGAAGATCCTGGTCACCGGCCCGTTCGGGGTCGGCAAGACCACCCTGGTCGGCTCGCTCAGCGAGATCACCCCGCTGCGCACCGAGGAGACCATGACCGCCGCCAGCAGCGGCGTGGACGACCTCACCGGGCGCGGCGACAAGACCACCACCACGGTCGCGCTGGACTTCGGCCGGATCACGCTCAACTCCCGGCTCGCGCTGTACCTGTTCGGCACGCCCGGGCAGCAGCGCTTCTGGCCCCTGTGGGACGACCTGTCGCGCGGCGCGCTCGGCGCCATCGCGATGGTCGA from Kitasatospora cathayae includes:
- a CDS encoding sensor histidine kinase, with amino-acid sequence MTQWYATATGVLAVLALVAAARYRAVSVTQRGRADALEGELARLQEQLAAELSRRGADLAAVQQEQELTASTQRAFLSVARRILVMAHDQQALLDEMERTHDDPALLEGLLKADHAAAQQARLAQTLAVLCGARAGRHWPEPVSLEDVVRGAQSRILPFQRVVVRSRIETAVVGAAAEALIHAVAELLDNATRYSPPSTQVFVTLMPVHNGAVIEIDDGGVGMPEQAVAKAAAALAGGSSLEVSRLGEVPQLGLAAVGRLAESYGFRVTLSSAPSPYGGVRVVVLLPNALLTEPLPPTVPGLGVGPGAGLGHGLGLGGNDRPFDPERVFDPDPRPTAGSAHPVAGHPGAGHPLVEPPPTGTPTGPPPATGGTPPPLPRRSHRRDRAKGPQHAAPPPPEPPYRSARDAQAFMAMFQAGTANGRSAARAQGQPPGPH
- a CDS encoding roadblock/LC7 domain-containing protein; translated protein: MTTTPDLGWLLADIIAVPQVQHAVVVSNDGLEIGRSADIPREDAERLAAACSGLQSLARGVAAGFGGPGSSTRQIIIEYGGGYLFIVAAGAGAHLAVVTSEAVDAGLVAYQMQVLVERIGTHLTSPPRVDHAAGGQR
- a CDS encoding DUF742 domain-containing protein translates to MNGPVRPYVITGGRSRPTRPDLAIESLVSALSEPPALPEHVLLNREHRRILGLCHSLLSVAEVAAHLGLPLGVVKVLVGDLWDLGAVQVLPPVPQAERLPTTLLEEVLVGLRQLR
- a CDS encoding GTP-binding protein, whose translation is MASANSAEAPADLPAGPQYLPSSVQGAVKILVTGPFGVGKTTLVGSLSEITPLRTEETMTAASSGVDDLTGRGDKTTTTVALDFGRITLNSRLALYLFGTPGQQRFWPLWDDLSRGALGAIAMVDLRRPDESFDVLGRLEEQRIPFAVAVNTFPDSPSYPEEELRSALDLLPEVPILYCDARDRRQSYDLLIDFVDHLHRSSLLELQR